The following are encoded in a window of Eleutherodactylus coqui strain aEleCoq1 chromosome 12, aEleCoq1.hap1, whole genome shotgun sequence genomic DNA:
- the LOC136586607 gene encoding protein NYNRIN-like has product MPLPTSHAQLRTFLGLVSYCRPWIRSASMTMQPLYDCLSSKPFALSPEAESAFHQLKIQITSAPALGLPDYDKPFQMFVTEMAGHATAVLTQEHGDKKRPVAYYSAHLDAVARGSPSCVRAVLAVQALLEKASEVVLDYPLVVLTPHDVHGILTQVSRRHLSLARQVKMELAVHSSSNVSFQRCTTLNPATLLPLGDTDSKGGVSTGDQLFVNSLGEEEAFDTEHQHDCAALMEQETAGFAHVTDKPLLNPHLEMFVDGSRYQNEMGRFVTGFAVVSMNEVLIGRAMPPHMSAQEAELCALTEACKLARGVTANIYTDSRYAFGVAHDYGPIWRARSFLTAQGRPIKNGEAVSNLMSAIMLPKQVAIIKVKAHTRGDSLESRGNEKADGAAKAAALLDWRAPVCRVQTRSCPAEEDPDPPAEDQTLSVPPQKEVDLLPSGQEQERWASAGAVKGNEGWMMGFRMCLPAAAYPSMALLAHGKVHASRNAMVALVEKMWYAPGFDRMAKAYVKACEICALHNPGQVVKTPRKCTPRPLYPFQRLQIDYIQLPRSGRYEYVLVCIDLFSAWPEAYPVPKATAQATAKKLVSELVCRFGVPETIESDRGTHFTGEVMKEVMSALGVEQAFHTPYHPQSSGKVERLNGTLKLKIQKAMVETGKPWPECLPLALYSVRTTPNRKTGLSPYEILFGSVPRLGLYHPQALSLGHDKVTSFVQDLCQKLKITHDLVFSSIPDPDSLEGSHSLNPGDWVVVKRHVRKTLEPRFDGPYQVLLTTPTSVKLEGKPTWIHASHCKKVPTPQHHEGGGE; this is encoded by the coding sequence atgccactccctacctcccatgctcagttgcggacatttctggggttagtttcatattgtcggccgtggattcgctctgcctccatgaccatgcagcctctgtacgactgcctgagttctaagccatttgctttgtctccggaagccgagtcagctttccatcagctgaaaatacagattaccagtgctccagcactgggtctgcctgactatgataaacccttccagatgttcgtgactgagatggcgggacatgctactgccgtcctcacacaagagcatggtgacaaaaagcgccctgtagcatactacagtgcacatcttgatgcagtagccaggggttcaccctcctgtgtaagagcagttctggctgtacaagcactacttgagaaagcttctgaggtggtcctagactaccctcttgtggtcctcacgccccatgacgtacatggaattctgacacaggtgagccgtagacatctttctcttgctagacaggttaaaatggaacttgcagtacactcttcatccaatgtctcatttcaacgttgcacaactttgaatccggccaccttactgccattaggtgacactgattcaaaagggggagtaagcacaggggatcaactttttgtcaattccctaggcgaagaggaagcttttgacaccgagcaccagcatgactgtgctgctctgatggagcaggagacagctggatttgctcatgtcacagataagcctctcctgaacccccaccttgaaatgtttgtggatggatcacgataccagaatgagatgggcagatttgtgacagggtttgctgtagtatcaatgaatgaagtactgataggccgcgccatgcccccacatatgtcagcacaggaagcggagctgtgcgctctgaccgaggcctgcaagttagcccggggagtcactgctaatatctacacggactccaggtacgcgtttggcgttgcgcatgactatgggccgatttggcgcgcgcggagcttcctaacagctcaaggcagaccgataaagaatggtgaggcagtaagtaatttaatgtcagctatcatgctcccgaagcaggtagccataataaaggtaaaggcacacacccgaggggactccttggaaagcagaggcaacgagaaggcagacggagcagcaaaggctgcagccctgctggactggagggcacccgtgtgcagagttcagaccaggtcctgcccagcagaggaggatcctgatccccctgccgaggaccagaccctctctgtcccaccacagaaggaggtggacctactcccctcagggcaagagcaggagcgctgggcaagtgcaggggcagtaaaaggaaatgaaggttggatgatgggtttccgtatgtgtttacctgcggctgcctatcctagtatggcccttttggctcatggaaaggtgcacgcttctcgtaatgccatggtagccctggtggagaaaatgtggtacgctccgggatttgacaggatggcaaaggcatacgtcaaggcttgtgaaatctgtgcactacacaaccccggtcaagtagtaaagacccctcggaagtgcactccgcgacctttgtaccccttccagagactacagatagattacatccagctgcccagatcaggaaggtatgagtatgtcctggtatgcattgacctcttttccgcgtggcccgaggcctacccggtcccgaaggccactgcccaggccactgcaaagaaacttgtgtcagagttagtgtgcagatttggggtaccagagaccattgagagcgaccgtggtactcacttcactggtgaggtaatgaaggaagtcatgtccgccttaggagtagaacaggcctttcacaccccctatcatccgcagagctccggaaaagtagaaagactcaatggcaccctcaaacttaagatacagaaagccatggttgaaacaggaaaaccttggcccgagtgcctacctctggccctctactcagtacgaaccacaccaaataggaaaacaggactgtctccttatgagattctctttggctccgtgcccaggttaggactgtatcacccccaagctctatccctgggtcatgataaagttacttcctttgtgcaggatttatgccaaaagctaaaaataacacacgacctagtcttctcttctattccagaccctgatagtttggaaggatcccactctctgaatcccggagattgggtggtggtaaagagacacgtcagaaagactttggaacctcgctttgacggaccataccaagtgctgttaaccactcccacctcggtcaagctagaaggcaaacccacttggatccatgcctcacactgcaagaaagttccaacgcctcagcaccacgaggggggtggagagtaa